GACAAAGATTAGTGAGTAgttttctttgaattctatCAATAGCAGGTATAAACGAAATTTTGTTTCATTATCCACGTTTAGATTTAATGATTACTTTATTTTGAGACGTAAGGTGTGACTGCAGCAGCTAAACAACTATTGGCTTTGATGTTACGTTGGAAAGCCAAAGGAACCCACCGTACCACTGATATGTAAATATCCGAAGGAAAATGGGAAAAGGGTTTTGAATTTGGATTGAATTTTTGGTCAAGTGTGACTTCATTCTAACTTGTGAGCAGCCCCTTGCTAATTGCTAACCAAATGGATAAAAAGGTTATTTAGTCTTATTTGGCAACCTTTTCAATTTTGACACGTTTTacattatctaaaaaataataaagtatttttttgtttatctcaAATGTGTATACTTAATTTCTTAACTtattttgatcttttaatttcatGCGCCATTTTACTCCTGATGGTTCTATAATCTATACTGTTATATATTAGCAGTTAAATTAATCAGTTGAATTGCTGAGTCTTCTTGTTGAAGTTAAGCTTCAACTTCCCAATTTTCCTATCATTGTAAAAATTCTTGCCATTGTTGAACTGCTTCAGTACTTGGCTATATAATCATTATGTACTTAGGCTTAATTATTAGGTAATTGTCCTGAATATTAGTTTCACCAGAAATCTCAAAGAAACTAAAATGTTTCTGTTGTTCttgttgaattgaattgatgaaaaataaaatgagaaagtttAATTTATAGGCAAACTTCTGTTAGGTAAACCACCCGTAACATGAGGTTACtaatctttctcttcttccgCCATCAAAATTTGATGGCTATTACTaaaaggtattttttttttcttttcattgtttAGTTTTCTtactatattttgttttgaggCATTCAGGTTCAAAAGTCAGTAAGTAGCAAGAATTTTGTGATCACATATCTTCTAGAGGTATGCTCTTTAATTTCTCCTCATTCTCCGTTCTCCCATTGCTTGCTGTATGCAGTTTGATTGTTGGTTGTAATAGCATCTGAATTGGTTTTGTAGTAAAATATGAACAAAGCTAAGACAATTGAGACTTTAAGAGTGATTCCTCTTATATGCATACTCTGTTAATTGTTGAATGCAGCTTCCAGAGCCGTTTAGTGTCATTTTCACATGGTTTGCCGCTGTTCTCCTCCTTGTGTGGTTGGCTCGGTCACTTACAAGTGCTATTATAAAGGATTCCTTGATTCTAGAGGTACAAGAATTTCTGTAACACTGTTTATATTTTGAGGTTATACCATACCATACCATACCGTAAACTAAAGTAATTTGTTTTTTGAAGGGTCCCTGTCCTAACTGTGGTACTGAAAATACTTCATTCTTGCGTACTATACTTTCTATTTCAAGTGGGGATTCCACCAATAAAGTCAAATGTGAAAAGCAAGTATAACACTACTTCACTTActcattttatataataatatttgttcatGATAGATAATTAGTCTGACAATCGAAATTAACATTATGCTCAGCTGTGGTACCGCATTGGTGTATGATTCAACTACAAGATTGATTACAATACCAGAAGGAAGCAGTTCCTAAGTGGAGTACGTGAAGATATATATAAGACACACAAATGGGTAGTGACTAATTTTATCAGGTCAGAAAACAGTAGTGATAAATCACTATTATAATTGCAGCACCACTCCATGTATTCAGCACCACACCTttacttaattatatatatattcagtACTAACCGACATGTTTGTGTTGGTGCAGTGGCAAGCCATGACTCTGCCTGATAGATACATTGACGATAGAACTCAGTAGGATCAAACTCAAGCAGCGGGGTTGAGTTCAAACCATTTCGCAGCTACTGCTTTGTCATTAACCaacattttttttgtgtttattttattattttggtcccactaacattttttaactaaaatatcaCCTTATATTAGCCAAATTATATCACATTACTTTCACATATATTATTCTACTTTTATCATTGAATCCGCCAATAATAAGATGTATACAAATATTATTCTACTTTCACATATATATTCTACTATTAACAAAGCAAGTTACAATAACGCTTTGTCTTGGCTCAGTTACAAATTTATAAACGAATCAAATTCAAGTTGTCACTACTATATTAATACTGAATTAAAGTTGCATTAAATTGttagtaatttattttagacttgtttctgttttaaaaatattatctaaatttatttaacactataatattgtatcataaataacttaactaataacattaagcaaaaaaataataaataataaattaaagaaattaattttcttcTGTTACTTGGATTAATAGTTggtgtaacaaatttttttgtaagtattaatatactattaatatttttttttcttccaaaaaccTTTTTACTTAAATGAAAGTATTTTATAATATactattaatattttgtaaaataatataatattataattatttataatatcttgaattttttatctttatctttttataactaGTAATATTTTTGTGTAAGTACACAAATATATCCTtagcttctttttttatttattttttttctataaacatATTACAATTGTTAGTTTTCTATTGTAGTTAAGAAGATGGTCTGAATTTGCGTAATTTTTGTATATTCAGTCTAGTCAGGGTATTTTCATTGATTGTAGTTGCAAAAACAATGTTAATGTATAAATATCTAAGGTCTAGAATTTAATACCAtagatattatttaaataactgAATTCTAATATTAggattttattagtttaatctCGAAAAAACTGTTCTAATTTAATACTAATTATACTACACATAAATTATACTAGTTATACTACAATTATACTTAATTATTTGTCCTTAGCCTAAAGAATCAAATTATGATAtcgttaattaataatatattctctAATTTTAAAAGCATTATGGTTAAATGAATATACTCTAATTACggaaattaatataataaagtgattttttttaattttgagaatagaacaacattttaaaattaatttaaggaATTTAAATCTTgtaattagttagttttagataGTTATATTAGGTTGAGgagtgctacacatacaagtctttttgacttACCAGTCTTACAAGTTGCTACACATACGGGCCTTTTAATGCGTTATTCAACCGTTTCCTATTTTCAAAGTACTACACTCAGaacggttcttcttcttcttcttcttcgtttttttttttcgattttcctATTTTCAAAGCGTTACACTCAGAAcggttcttcttcctctttctcttcctctttctcttcttgttcttcgttttttttttcgattttcatggtttctgaaattaagctttgaaatcgttttgaagaagaagaagcagcagaagatgaggagaaagagaaagagttctgaattatgcaacgaattttgggtgtatttcttaaatcttttgggtgtattttcgtAATCCTTTAgatgtatttctataatccttttgaagataatggaacttcagaaatacacccaaacgattacagaaatacacccaaatgattacagaaatacacccaaaacgATTATaggaatacacccaaatgattacagaaatacacccaaaagattacaAAATTACActcaaaggatttaagaaatacacccaaaattcgttgaagtacatcttatacataattcaaaactctttctctttctcctcctcatcttctactgcttcttcttcttcaaaaacgatttcaccatgaaaaataaaaaaaaaaacgagaaaacagagagaaaagaacgtaaatgaagaagaagaagaagaagaggaagacgaagaagaagaacgtgcagaaacgaaagaaaagaagaagaagaagaagagtaggaggaagagcaagaagaagaagaaagaggagaaagagaaggcaaaaaacgaaaaaaaagaacgAGAAGACGAAGAGAAATGGTTCGAAACGCGTTTTGGTTTACAAGCTTTAATCGCTTGTATGCGAAGAATAACTCTATTAGGTtatgttaatattttgttttctaatgtgttgaaaaatattttattttgatattctttattatagcattaatcaataatttcttttttaatcttaAACAATATTATACTTACGGAAAGAGCGtaaatttcaaattaattaatggtAACATTTGATATGATAATATTATTAGgagaaagataatatttttatttattactaattatACCTTCATTAGATTatacaaattatattataattatacaaattatttgttttcaaattaaaaaatcaaattgagGTCTATCACGAGCCACCAATGATCTACAAGCTAGGCCAAGCCTTACAATAAGGCAAGGTCTTTGCATCACATCAAACCCATgccagaacaccaaacttgaccAACTCTCTAGCTCTTCTTCTGACAAAATTTTGTAACTCCCCCGCCATTGAATTGTCTTCTTGATTGCTGTAAAGAAGCTTAAAACGTCATTATTACAAGCTGAGTAAAATCTGTGGAGCTCGTCATCATTGATTCTGCATAAACACTACTAAATCATGGTCTGCTGCAACATGAGACACCAAGAAATATGCAAGTAAATATGCTATTGCTATTAAGGCAACTCCGGCCAGGATTTCAGAACTTGTGTCaagaaaatcaatttaaaaccaaattgaCAACTAGCAGTTGCCTTAAAGCTACCAACTATATAAATGGAATATCTAATACTTCACTATTCTAGAAGTATGAACTTCAAAAGTCACCTATGAATATCAAAACTGAGTACACCAGACTTAATTTTCTCtacatttttttaacataacaCTTTGAAAAGAGACAAAATACAACTGCTGAGAAATTAATACTTTGTCCTGCTCCTTTTCCCCCAAGACAGGAGAAAGGGGCAGATCTACTCTGCCACAATAAATCACAGAATGACTGTAACTGCATGAACATCCAATAACCAGGTTTGAAATGGAATTATGGAAACATCTTGACATATTGTTGGAACTACGCACATCATAGTAACAACTTAAGTGCTCAAGAAACGAAATGTATAACATTAAGAACAGAGAAATAGAAGTAGCATGGCATAGCTGGTTAATCAGAAGTGCCTCCAAGAGTTGGTTTGGTTTTTGTATAACTTATTTGTGAaggtacaaaaaaaaaaactgcaaTTTATCAATTTCCCAACAGATTAATGTCAGAGAACCATACATCTTCTAAGTAAATAGTAAATGCCAACATCTAAGTTTGCTAACCCTCTAGCAAGAATAAGCCAAATAGTTAATAATAAGTCAATGAGCAAATATATCCACTCACATATATTAGCAATGCAGCCATGAAACGGGGTTAAATAGCACCGATTAAcacaattcttaaatataaaatacatattcgTGATCCAAATCATATACCCTATACTTGAATTGGCTGCGACTGAAGTCAGATCTGCAGATACTTTTGAATCATGGGAATCAGTAATATACTCTGGTGTCCCATCACTACGTTGTGATTCGTCTGTAAAAACAGTTGCAATGGAAAGGACTAATAATGGTCTTGATAGTACCTGTTTGCAGAGATATTTATTAGCTACTTACTCTTGCGAATATAGTAAAACTTGTAAGTTAAGGGAAGAGGTAAGACAACTtcacatgaaaaagaaaatcgaAAATACTAAATCAGTTTGATCTAAGGTAACCATGATAGTCAAAGGGGCCCGAGGAAATACTGTATGCTATATCTATGATTGCCAATGgtgaaataataatataagcaTGGATAGATTTCTCAAAACAACAATGTTGATCTTTCTttatacaaaacaaaaataatttaattttgatacacgtTCTATGTAAATCAATTTTAAACTAACATTGCACCAAAGCTCATAAGACAaggaataattattttttgagaaaaGCACCAAACAAATATGAAGAATTGCAGAACCAACGACGGTCGTGACGGCCATGTGAGCACgagaagaaatagaaaattCAGATCCATACTCGTCTCATCATTCTTAAATTATCCACACAACTTCAATAACTATACTTCCAACCCCAATTGTCCAATCCAATCACAGTGAACAACCACCACAATGGAAGAAATAGATACATGTATGCTAAGGTGTATTActtctaattataaataaaagtcaCTTGCTTTGTTCATATCTATCGCAACTCAACAATCATGCATTCACTATAGTTAAATCTCACCAGTAAAAATTGGAGGCCAAAGAAGAAGTCAAATTTGCATTTGAAAGCTACAATCATATAGttacataaaaaaacaaaaatagaaaataccaTTTTTCTAGAGACTGTGTTTTCAGTTCACTCAAATCTCAAACCTTGATAAGTAAAAAAAGGATGAACAAAAGCCAGTCAATTAtgaattgaaaaacaaaaggatGGGGCATTGGGGAAAGgtttgaaaaactaaaaatcttGTATCATGAACAGGGGCCTCTTTATTTTGATGAAACACTTGAGCAAGTGCTTGAAACAAAAAACCTGGTATCATAATCCGAAATTATTCATCGTTCTAGATTACACAGCCATCGTAATCATAATttaatcaaaatgaaaaatgaaaaatca
The Arachis duranensis cultivar V14167 chromosome 5, aradu.V14167.gnm2.J7QH, whole genome shotgun sequence genome window above contains:
- the LOC107490382 gene encoding PGR5-like protein 1A, chloroplastic isoform X2, which translates into the protein MDKKVQKSVSSKNFVITYLLELPEPFSVIFTWFAAVLLLVWLARSLTSAIIKDSLILEGPCPNCGTENTSFLRTILSISSGDSTNKVKCENCGTALVYDSTTRLITIPEGSSS
- the LOC107490382 gene encoding PGR5-like protein 1A, chloroplastic isoform X1 produces the protein MSPSKVQKSVSSKNFVITYLLELPEPFSVIFTWFAAVLLLVWLARSLTSAIIKDSLILEGPCPNCGTENTSFLRTILSISSGDSTNKVKCENCGTALVYDSTTRLITIPEGSSS
- the LOC107490382 gene encoding PGR5-like protein 1A, chloroplastic isoform X3, whose product is MSPSKVQKSVSSKNFVITYLLELPEPFSVIFTWFAAVLLLVWLARSLTSAIIKDSLILEGPCPNCGTENTSFLRTILSISSGDSTNKVKCEKQLWYRIGV
- the LOC107490382 gene encoding PGR5-like protein 1A, chloroplastic isoform X4, which encodes MSPSKLPEPFSVIFTWFAAVLLLVWLARSLTSAIIKDSLILEGPCPNCGTENTSFLRTILSISSGDSTNKVKCENCGTALVYDSTTRLITIPEGSSS